A single region of the Nicotiana sylvestris chromosome 6, ASM39365v2, whole genome shotgun sequence genome encodes:
- the LOC104225954 gene encoding protein FAR1-RELATED SEQUENCE 3 isoform X2: MDVEVIDVEQGSMQHQGGITDDGDDEPSESGEANVNGRSNAPERDEVVEPQTGMVFHSEDQAKNFYDEYARRLGFTTHVYQFNRLKTDFLCNGLRTVYGESCDAMLRVELKGQNKWVVTKYVKEHSHSLVHPNKVHYHTSHRHFAVAKKNGPENNQGVGIVPSGVMYVSVDGNRIPLEINRGAKSTRSAESDQTVKDNVPQSFSPRQCNQRRTLGRDAQNLLNYFKKMQAENPGFYYAIQLDKDNRMANVFWADARSRNAYSHFGDAVILDTMYRVNQCRVPFAPFTGVNHHGQTILFGCALLLDESEATFVWLFKTFLAAMNDRAPVSIITDQDTVIQSAVAQVFPGTRHCINKWHVLRGGQDRMAHVCHMYPNFQVELYNCINLTETVEEFESYWETILEKYDLKKNDWLQSIYNTRRQWVPAYFRDTFFAALSPNQEYECSFFDGYVNQQITLPLFFRQYERALENSFEKEIEADFDTICTTPPLRTPSPMEKQAATLYTKKIFLKFQEELVETFVYTANRIDGDGALSTFRVAKFEDDQKAYVVSLNISELKANCSCQMFECSGILCRHILTVFTVTNVLTLPSHYILKRWTINAKCRAESDDHVQLHGTESMAQKYNSLCREAIRYAEEGAVAQETYKAALAALKEGGKKVALAKRNVAKVSPPSSQVSGVGYDDRRTSASAPEMTPLLWPRQDEMTKRFNLNDTGIPARTIADLNAQRMAPVSLHRGDGHADNTVILPCLKSMTWVMENKTSTPANRVAVINLKLQDYSRTLSRESEVKFQLSRVTLEPMLKSMAYISEQLSTPANRVAVINLKLQDTETTSGESEVKFQVSRDTLAAMLRSMAYIREQLSNTVESQLENPAKKQRK; the protein is encoded by the exons ATGGATGTTGAAGTGATTGATGTCGAACAGGGGAGTATGCAACACCAAGGTGGCATAACTGATGACGGTGATGATGAACCCAGCGAGAGTGGAGAAGCAAATGTTAATGGAAGATCAAATGCACCTGAACGGGATGAGGTTGTTGAGCCACAAACGGGTATGGTATTTCATTCTGAAGATCAGGCTAAGAATTTCTATGATGAATATGCTAGGCGTTTGGGTTTTACCACCCATGTCTATCAGTTTAATCGACTGAAGACTGATTTCTTATGTAATGGTTTGAGAACAGTGTACGGTGAATCCTGTGATGCAATGCTTAGAGTGGAGTTAAAAGGTCAAAACAAGTGGGTTGTGACCAAATATGTGAAGGAGCATAGTCACTCCCTTGTGCATCCTAATAAGGTGCATTACCACACATCACACAGGCATTTTGCGGTGGCAAAAAAGAATGGACCTGAGAATAATCAGGGTGTAGGAATTGTTCCTAGTGGTGTAATGTATGTCTCTGTAGATGGTAACCGCATCCCTTTAGAGATTAACCGCGGAGCTAAGAGTACTCGTTCTGCAGAGTCAGATCAAACAGTTAAGGATAATGTACCTCAGAGTTTTTCTCCTAGACAATGCAATCAACGAAGAACATTAGGAAGAGATGCTCAGAATCTTCTTAATTACTTCAAGAAAATGCAGGCTGAGAATCCTGGATTTTACTATGCCATACAATTGGACAAAGATAATCGCATGGCTAATGTATTTTGGGCTGATGCAAGGTCAAGAAATGCATATAGTCATTTTGGTGATGCCGTTATACTGGACACAATGTACAGAGTTAATCAGTGCAGAGTCCCATTTGCTCCATTCACAGGAGTAAATCATCATGGTCAGACAATTTTGTTTGGTTGTGCACTTCTTCTAGATGAGTCTGAGGCTACATTTGTCTGGCTATTCAAGACCTTCCTTGCTGCCATGAATGACCGTGCCCCTGTCTCCATAATTACTGATCAGGACACTGTTATACAATCTGCAGTTGCTCAAGTTTTTCCTGGAACACGGCATTGTATCAACAAGTGGCATGTATTAAGGGGTGGCCAGGACAGAATGGCTCATGTATGTCACATGTACCCAAATTTTCAAGTTGAACTCTATAATTGTATCAATTTGACGGAGACAGTTGAAGAATTTGAATCATATTGGGAGACAATCCTTGAAAAGTATGATCTAAAGAAGAATGATTGGCTTCAATCCATATATAATACACGTCGGCAGTGGGTACCGGCTTATTTTCGTGATACTTTCTTTGCAGCCCTCTCTCCTAACCAGGAATATGAATGCTCATTTTTCGATGGCTATGTGAATCAACAAATTACACTGCCATTGTTCTTCAGGCAGTATGAAAGAGCTTTGGAGAATTCATTTGAGAAGGAAATAGAAGCCGATTTTGATACAATATGCACTACTCCACCACTAAGGACACCATCTCCTATGGAGAAACAGGCAGCAACTTTATACACGAAGAAAATATTCTTAAAATTTCAAGAAGAGTTAGTGGAGACATTTGTCTACACTGCAAACAGAATTGATGGAGATGGGGCTCTCAGCACATTCAGGGTTGCAAAATTTGAGGATGACCAGAAAGCATACGTTGTCTCGCTGAATATATCTGAACTGAAAGCAAATTGTAGTTGCCAGATGTTTGAATGTAGTGGTATCCTCTGTAGACATATTCTTACAGTTTTTACAGTAACTAATGTTCTTACATTGCCATCTCATTACATCTTGAAGCGGTGGACAATAAATGCAAAATGCCGTGCTGAATCAGATGATCATGTACAACTACATGGTACCGAATCAATGGCACAGAAATACAACAGTCTCTGCAGGGAAGCCATAAGATACGCTGAAGAAGGGGCTGTAGCTCAAGAAACATATAAGGCTGCATTAGCTGCTCTTAAAGAAGGAGGAAAGAAGGTGGCTCTTGCAAAAAGAAATGTTGCTAAAGTTTCACCTCCTAGCTCACAGGTTAGCGGTGTTGGCTACGATGATCGGAGGACGTCTGCCTCTGCTCCGGAAATGACGCCATTATTGTGGCCACGGCAAGATGAAATGACAAAGCGCTTTAATCTTAATGACACTGGTATTCCTGCTAGGACTATTGCTGATTTAAATGCCCAGCGCATGGCCCCTGTGTCTCTTCACCGTGGTGATGGTCATGCAGATAACACG GTGATTCTTCCTTGCCTCAAGTCAATGACTTGGGTGATGGAGAATAAAACTTCTACACCTGCGAATAGAGTTGCTGTCATCAACCTGAAG CTGCAAGATTACAGTAGGACTCTTTCACGAGAATCAGAGGTTAAGTTTCAGCTATCGCGTGTCACACTAGAGCCCATGTTGAAGTCTATGGCTTATATAAGCGAGCAGCTTTCCACCCCGGCTAATAGAGTTGCTGTCATCAATCTGAAG CTTCAAGATACAGAAACAACTTCAGGAGAATCAGAGGTGAAATTTCAGGTTTCAAGAGATACTTTAGCCGCCATGCTGAGGTCAATGGCGTATATCCGTGAGCAGCTATCAAATACA GTTGAGTCCCAACTGGAGAATCCGGCAAAAAAGCAGAGGAAATAG
- the LOC104225954 gene encoding protein FAR1-RELATED SEQUENCE 3 isoform X1 → MDVEVIDVEQGSMQHQGGITDDGDDEPSESGEANVNGRSNAPERDEVVEPQTGMVFHSEDQAKNFYDEYARRLGFTTHVYQFNRLKTDFLCNGLRTVYGESCDAMLRVELKGQNKWVVTKYVKEHSHSLVHPNKVHYHTSHRHFAVAKKNGPENNQGVGIVPSGVMYVSVDGNRIPLEINRGAKSTRSAESDQTVKDNVPQSFSPRQCNQRRTLGRDAQNLLNYFKKMQAENPGFYYAIQLDKDNRMANVFWADARSRNAYSHFGDAVILDTMYRVNQCRVPFAPFTGVNHHGQTILFGCALLLDESEATFVWLFKTFLAAMNDRAPVSIITDQDTVIQSAVAQVFPGTRHCINKWHVLRGGQDRMAHVCHMYPNFQVELYNCINLTETVEEFESYWETILEKYDLKKNDWLQSIYNTRRQWVPAYFRDTFFAALSPNQEYECSFFDGYVNQQITLPLFFRQYERALENSFEKEIEADFDTICTTPPLRTPSPMEKQAATLYTKKIFLKFQEELVETFVYTANRIDGDGALSTFRVAKFEDDQKAYVVSLNISELKANCSCQMFECSGILCRHILTVFTVTNVLTLPSHYILKRWTINAKCRAESDDHVQLHGTESMAQKYNSLCREAIRYAEEGAVAQETYKAALAALKEGGKKVALAKRNVAKVSPPSSQVSGVGYDDRRTSASAPEMTPLLWPRQDEMTKRFNLNDTGIPARTIADLNAQRMAPVSLHRGDGHADNTVILPCLKSMTWVMENKTSTPANRVAVINLKLQDYSRTLSRESEVKFQLSRVTLEPMLKSMAYISEQLSTPANRVAVINLKLQDTETTSGESEVKFQVSRDTLAAMLRSMAYIREQLSNTVESQLENPAKKQRNRCYVLLLFIACYLPLVHVPDDSGPEGLARW, encoded by the exons ATGGATGTTGAAGTGATTGATGTCGAACAGGGGAGTATGCAACACCAAGGTGGCATAACTGATGACGGTGATGATGAACCCAGCGAGAGTGGAGAAGCAAATGTTAATGGAAGATCAAATGCACCTGAACGGGATGAGGTTGTTGAGCCACAAACGGGTATGGTATTTCATTCTGAAGATCAGGCTAAGAATTTCTATGATGAATATGCTAGGCGTTTGGGTTTTACCACCCATGTCTATCAGTTTAATCGACTGAAGACTGATTTCTTATGTAATGGTTTGAGAACAGTGTACGGTGAATCCTGTGATGCAATGCTTAGAGTGGAGTTAAAAGGTCAAAACAAGTGGGTTGTGACCAAATATGTGAAGGAGCATAGTCACTCCCTTGTGCATCCTAATAAGGTGCATTACCACACATCACACAGGCATTTTGCGGTGGCAAAAAAGAATGGACCTGAGAATAATCAGGGTGTAGGAATTGTTCCTAGTGGTGTAATGTATGTCTCTGTAGATGGTAACCGCATCCCTTTAGAGATTAACCGCGGAGCTAAGAGTACTCGTTCTGCAGAGTCAGATCAAACAGTTAAGGATAATGTACCTCAGAGTTTTTCTCCTAGACAATGCAATCAACGAAGAACATTAGGAAGAGATGCTCAGAATCTTCTTAATTACTTCAAGAAAATGCAGGCTGAGAATCCTGGATTTTACTATGCCATACAATTGGACAAAGATAATCGCATGGCTAATGTATTTTGGGCTGATGCAAGGTCAAGAAATGCATATAGTCATTTTGGTGATGCCGTTATACTGGACACAATGTACAGAGTTAATCAGTGCAGAGTCCCATTTGCTCCATTCACAGGAGTAAATCATCATGGTCAGACAATTTTGTTTGGTTGTGCACTTCTTCTAGATGAGTCTGAGGCTACATTTGTCTGGCTATTCAAGACCTTCCTTGCTGCCATGAATGACCGTGCCCCTGTCTCCATAATTACTGATCAGGACACTGTTATACAATCTGCAGTTGCTCAAGTTTTTCCTGGAACACGGCATTGTATCAACAAGTGGCATGTATTAAGGGGTGGCCAGGACAGAATGGCTCATGTATGTCACATGTACCCAAATTTTCAAGTTGAACTCTATAATTGTATCAATTTGACGGAGACAGTTGAAGAATTTGAATCATATTGGGAGACAATCCTTGAAAAGTATGATCTAAAGAAGAATGATTGGCTTCAATCCATATATAATACACGTCGGCAGTGGGTACCGGCTTATTTTCGTGATACTTTCTTTGCAGCCCTCTCTCCTAACCAGGAATATGAATGCTCATTTTTCGATGGCTATGTGAATCAACAAATTACACTGCCATTGTTCTTCAGGCAGTATGAAAGAGCTTTGGAGAATTCATTTGAGAAGGAAATAGAAGCCGATTTTGATACAATATGCACTACTCCACCACTAAGGACACCATCTCCTATGGAGAAACAGGCAGCAACTTTATACACGAAGAAAATATTCTTAAAATTTCAAGAAGAGTTAGTGGAGACATTTGTCTACACTGCAAACAGAATTGATGGAGATGGGGCTCTCAGCACATTCAGGGTTGCAAAATTTGAGGATGACCAGAAAGCATACGTTGTCTCGCTGAATATATCTGAACTGAAAGCAAATTGTAGTTGCCAGATGTTTGAATGTAGTGGTATCCTCTGTAGACATATTCTTACAGTTTTTACAGTAACTAATGTTCTTACATTGCCATCTCATTACATCTTGAAGCGGTGGACAATAAATGCAAAATGCCGTGCTGAATCAGATGATCATGTACAACTACATGGTACCGAATCAATGGCACAGAAATACAACAGTCTCTGCAGGGAAGCCATAAGATACGCTGAAGAAGGGGCTGTAGCTCAAGAAACATATAAGGCTGCATTAGCTGCTCTTAAAGAAGGAGGAAAGAAGGTGGCTCTTGCAAAAAGAAATGTTGCTAAAGTTTCACCTCCTAGCTCACAGGTTAGCGGTGTTGGCTACGATGATCGGAGGACGTCTGCCTCTGCTCCGGAAATGACGCCATTATTGTGGCCACGGCAAGATGAAATGACAAAGCGCTTTAATCTTAATGACACTGGTATTCCTGCTAGGACTATTGCTGATTTAAATGCCCAGCGCATGGCCCCTGTGTCTCTTCACCGTGGTGATGGTCATGCAGATAACACG GTGATTCTTCCTTGCCTCAAGTCAATGACTTGGGTGATGGAGAATAAAACTTCTACACCTGCGAATAGAGTTGCTGTCATCAACCTGAAG CTGCAAGATTACAGTAGGACTCTTTCACGAGAATCAGAGGTTAAGTTTCAGCTATCGCGTGTCACACTAGAGCCCATGTTGAAGTCTATGGCTTATATAAGCGAGCAGCTTTCCACCCCGGCTAATAGAGTTGCTGTCATCAATCTGAAG CTTCAAGATACAGAAACAACTTCAGGAGAATCAGAGGTGAAATTTCAGGTTTCAAGAGATACTTTAGCCGCCATGCTGAGGTCAATGGCGTATATCCGTGAGCAGCTATCAAATACA
- the LOC104225954 gene encoding protein FAR1-RELATED SEQUENCE 3 isoform X3: MDVEVIDVEQGSMQHQGGITDDGDDEPSESGEANVNGRSNAPERDEVVEPQTVYGESCDAMLRVELKGQNKWVVTKYVKEHSHSLVHPNKVHYHTSHRHFAVAKKNGPENNQGVGIVPSGVMYVSVDGNRIPLEINRGAKSTRSAESDQTVKDNVPQSFSPRQCNQRRTLGRDAQNLLNYFKKMQAENPGFYYAIQLDKDNRMANVFWADARSRNAYSHFGDAVILDTMYRVNQCRVPFAPFTGVNHHGQTILFGCALLLDESEATFVWLFKTFLAAMNDRAPVSIITDQDTVIQSAVAQVFPGTRHCINKWHVLRGGQDRMAHVCHMYPNFQVELYNCINLTETVEEFESYWETILEKYDLKKNDWLQSIYNTRRQWVPAYFRDTFFAALSPNQEYECSFFDGYVNQQITLPLFFRQYERALENSFEKEIEADFDTICTTPPLRTPSPMEKQAATLYTKKIFLKFQEELVETFVYTANRIDGDGALSTFRVAKFEDDQKAYVVSLNISELKANCSCQMFECSGILCRHILTVFTVTNVLTLPSHYILKRWTINAKCRAESDDHVQLHGTESMAQKYNSLCREAIRYAEEGAVAQETYKAALAALKEGGKKVALAKRNVAKVSPPSSQVSGVGYDDRRTSASAPEMTPLLWPRQDEMTKRFNLNDTGIPARTIADLNAQRMAPVSLHRGDGHADNTVILPCLKSMTWVMENKTSTPANRVAVINLKLQDYSRTLSRESEVKFQLSRVTLEPMLKSMAYISEQLSTPANRVAVINLKLQDTETTSGESEVKFQVSRDTLAAMLRSMAYIREQLSNTVESQLENPAKKQRNRCYVLLLFIACYLPLVHVPDDSGPEGLARW, translated from the exons ATGGATGTTGAAGTGATTGATGTCGAACAGGGGAGTATGCAACACCAAGGTGGCATAACTGATGACGGTGATGATGAACCCAGCGAGAGTGGAGAAGCAAATGTTAATGGAAGATCAAATGCACCTGAACGGGATGAGGTTGTTGAGCCACAAACGG TGTACGGTGAATCCTGTGATGCAATGCTTAGAGTGGAGTTAAAAGGTCAAAACAAGTGGGTTGTGACCAAATATGTGAAGGAGCATAGTCACTCCCTTGTGCATCCTAATAAGGTGCATTACCACACATCACACAGGCATTTTGCGGTGGCAAAAAAGAATGGACCTGAGAATAATCAGGGTGTAGGAATTGTTCCTAGTGGTGTAATGTATGTCTCTGTAGATGGTAACCGCATCCCTTTAGAGATTAACCGCGGAGCTAAGAGTACTCGTTCTGCAGAGTCAGATCAAACAGTTAAGGATAATGTACCTCAGAGTTTTTCTCCTAGACAATGCAATCAACGAAGAACATTAGGAAGAGATGCTCAGAATCTTCTTAATTACTTCAAGAAAATGCAGGCTGAGAATCCTGGATTTTACTATGCCATACAATTGGACAAAGATAATCGCATGGCTAATGTATTTTGGGCTGATGCAAGGTCAAGAAATGCATATAGTCATTTTGGTGATGCCGTTATACTGGACACAATGTACAGAGTTAATCAGTGCAGAGTCCCATTTGCTCCATTCACAGGAGTAAATCATCATGGTCAGACAATTTTGTTTGGTTGTGCACTTCTTCTAGATGAGTCTGAGGCTACATTTGTCTGGCTATTCAAGACCTTCCTTGCTGCCATGAATGACCGTGCCCCTGTCTCCATAATTACTGATCAGGACACTGTTATACAATCTGCAGTTGCTCAAGTTTTTCCTGGAACACGGCATTGTATCAACAAGTGGCATGTATTAAGGGGTGGCCAGGACAGAATGGCTCATGTATGTCACATGTACCCAAATTTTCAAGTTGAACTCTATAATTGTATCAATTTGACGGAGACAGTTGAAGAATTTGAATCATATTGGGAGACAATCCTTGAAAAGTATGATCTAAAGAAGAATGATTGGCTTCAATCCATATATAATACACGTCGGCAGTGGGTACCGGCTTATTTTCGTGATACTTTCTTTGCAGCCCTCTCTCCTAACCAGGAATATGAATGCTCATTTTTCGATGGCTATGTGAATCAACAAATTACACTGCCATTGTTCTTCAGGCAGTATGAAAGAGCTTTGGAGAATTCATTTGAGAAGGAAATAGAAGCCGATTTTGATACAATATGCACTACTCCACCACTAAGGACACCATCTCCTATGGAGAAACAGGCAGCAACTTTATACACGAAGAAAATATTCTTAAAATTTCAAGAAGAGTTAGTGGAGACATTTGTCTACACTGCAAACAGAATTGATGGAGATGGGGCTCTCAGCACATTCAGGGTTGCAAAATTTGAGGATGACCAGAAAGCATACGTTGTCTCGCTGAATATATCTGAACTGAAAGCAAATTGTAGTTGCCAGATGTTTGAATGTAGTGGTATCCTCTGTAGACATATTCTTACAGTTTTTACAGTAACTAATGTTCTTACATTGCCATCTCATTACATCTTGAAGCGGTGGACAATAAATGCAAAATGCCGTGCTGAATCAGATGATCATGTACAACTACATGGTACCGAATCAATGGCACAGAAATACAACAGTCTCTGCAGGGAAGCCATAAGATACGCTGAAGAAGGGGCTGTAGCTCAAGAAACATATAAGGCTGCATTAGCTGCTCTTAAAGAAGGAGGAAAGAAGGTGGCTCTTGCAAAAAGAAATGTTGCTAAAGTTTCACCTCCTAGCTCACAGGTTAGCGGTGTTGGCTACGATGATCGGAGGACGTCTGCCTCTGCTCCGGAAATGACGCCATTATTGTGGCCACGGCAAGATGAAATGACAAAGCGCTTTAATCTTAATGACACTGGTATTCCTGCTAGGACTATTGCTGATTTAAATGCCCAGCGCATGGCCCCTGTGTCTCTTCACCGTGGTGATGGTCATGCAGATAACACG GTGATTCTTCCTTGCCTCAAGTCAATGACTTGGGTGATGGAGAATAAAACTTCTACACCTGCGAATAGAGTTGCTGTCATCAACCTGAAG CTGCAAGATTACAGTAGGACTCTTTCACGAGAATCAGAGGTTAAGTTTCAGCTATCGCGTGTCACACTAGAGCCCATGTTGAAGTCTATGGCTTATATAAGCGAGCAGCTTTCCACCCCGGCTAATAGAGTTGCTGTCATCAATCTGAAG CTTCAAGATACAGAAACAACTTCAGGAGAATCAGAGGTGAAATTTCAGGTTTCAAGAGATACTTTAGCCGCCATGCTGAGGTCAATGGCGTATATCCGTGAGCAGCTATCAAATACA